The Drosophila sechellia strain sech25 chromosome 2R, ASM438219v1, whole genome shotgun sequence nucleotide sequence AACTTCTTGAGCTCCGCATTGAATTGATTGCGCAGGTTGTGCACCTTCTTGCCATAGTCGTGTTTCGTTATTCCGAGCGAAGCGCAGATGGAATCGATGGCTTTAGCCCTGCAATCTTTGTTTTTATACAGCTCGGAATAGTGGTTCCACAAGCAGTCCGATGAGCGGTAAAGTTCGATTAGCTTGGCGATCTTCTCCCGCGTCCAGATCGTCTGCTTCCTCCTCTGCCTTTTGGTCAGTTGCGTTTCGCCCAGCTCCTCGGATTTATTTGGCATCTCAGCAAACTAACAACAAACTGTCAATATGCATCGAATTTTATTACAGTGCACATTTGGGATGGGCGAGTCTGAACTATCGAAAGTAAACAGCAATCATAGCAATGCAGTATTTTATTagtaactaaaaaaaaaacaaacgatGAATAGTTTTATGATCTATCAAACAGAACGTAATTCCATTGCACGTTATATGCATTTCTTAATGTTAACTACGAATTTAGTTCTAGATATTTAATTGAGCATAGCTATCAATAAATACAACATTGAAATCCGATAGCTCCGTACACACCGTTCAGTCGTATCTTTCGGTCCTATCGACTAGTCGATATTTCTCATCGCAATTAAATGGATGTACTTcagtatataaataaaataaagtaaaataagCAAATCCGCTGGAATATGCAAGCGCGTTAGGCGaaaacaattggaaaatgtGTGCGGGACACCAGGACCGACTATAGACCGTTTTCCGCGCTGGCTATGGTGACGAGGGACCACAGAACTGATAAATAATAGGCCGACGCCCACTGAACACAGTTTCCTGTACAGGAGTGTAGTTTTGGATAAACGCAATTTTGGTAATTAGGGAGCGGTAGGCGCGTAGCTGGCAGTAAAGTACCTCCACTCTCGATTCCAGACATACCGGATAGGGCGCTAGCGAACCTCGAACGTAAGCGCAATGTCACAAGTAATACCAAACACGCCCACACCCCAAATGCTGACGACATCAACGCCCATAGAACCCATGAAACCACCACCAGCGTTTCCCACGATGAGCGGCGCAAACATACACGAGCAGGCGTCCGATTTGATACTGCGGGCCTCGACGATTTTTGAGGACGTCAAGCACGACCAGGCGAATGTGGAGAATGTGCCCCATCACGGAGTTGAGACTGAGACGGAGGACGACTCGCACTACGGCGGGAACGGCAACTCTAAGATCCGCATAATGCCCAGTGTGAAGCTTATGGCCACGACGCTCGCCTCCGATCCCAAGCGCAAGTTCGTCTGCCCGTATGACAACTGTACAAAGAGCTACGGCAAGAGCTCCCACCTGCGGTCCCACCTCACCTGGCACACGGGCATCAAGCCCTTCGTCTGCAGCGAGCCCAAGTGCGGCAAGGGATTCACGCGCTCCGATGAGCTCAACCGGCACCTCCGGACGCACACCGGCGAGAAGCCCTTCGAGTGCATCCAGTGCACCAAGAAGTTTTCCCGCAGCGACCACCTGACCAAGCACCTGGCCACCCACGACCGCCAGCTAAAGGGCAGCACCCCGAAGCGAACAATACCGAGCAGCAGTGGCGGAGTCCGTCTCAAGCCCCCGAAGAAGCAGATTCATTCGGAGTCGGACTCGGGCTTCCACTTCATGGCCGCCATGGTTGGTTGCGGGGAGCCGAGCATggagcaccaccaccagcaacagcataaccagcaccagcagccCGGGAGCATTATCGACATACACCACAAGCCGATAAAGATCAAGCTGGAAAGGCCAGAGCACAGCGACAAGTACCAGATCGTGGCTCCTGAACACCAGATGGAGAACCATGGTCACAACCAGAGCCAGTTGCCCGATTTCCTTAACCAGGCGAAGCCCGAGGTAAAATACGAGCCGACCGAAGAAATTGTAAATACCCTCTCTCAGTTACCGCCGGCGGACGGACCCGGCACGTACGGAATGCCCCAGTTCGTCCAGGATCGGCCCTTCTACTGCCGGCAGTGTGAGAAGCGATTCAAGCGGCAGGACGACCTTAACCGGCATATACGAACGCACACCGGGGAGAAGCCCTACGCCTGTCAGCAGTGCTGTCGTCGGTTTGTGCGGAGCGACCACTTGAAAAAGCACCAGCAGACGCATTTGAAGATACGATAGTTTCATAGTTACTCCTTACTCATTAAGTCGCTAGC carries:
- the LOC6615822 gene encoding zinc finger protein Xfin, yielding MSQVIPNTPTPQMLTTSTPIEPMKPPPAFPTMSGANIHEQASDLILRASTIFEDVKHDQANVENVPHHGVETETEDDSHYGGNGNSKIRIMPSVKLMATTLASDPKRKFVCPYDNCTKSYGKSSHLRSHLTWHTGIKPFVCSEPKCGKGFTRSDELNRHLRTHTGEKPFECIQCTKKFSRSDHLTKHLATHDRQLKGSTPKRTIPSSSGGVRLKPPKKQIHSESDSGFHFMAAMVGCGEPSMEHHHQQQHNQHQQPGSIIDIHHKPIKIKLERPEHSDKYQIVAPEHQMENHGHNQSQLPDFLNQAKPEVKYEPTEEIVNTLSQLPPADGPGTYGMPQFVQDRPFYCRQCEKRFKRQDDLNRHIRTHTGEKPYACQQCCRRFVRSDHLKKHQQTHLKIR